Proteins encoded in a region of the Stieleria neptunia genome:
- a CDS encoding DUF3472 domain-containing protein, with the protein MKDAFANTHRFIVALATITTLAASPSNPSHATDWTIPVAGNAFQTAPNPGGRGFRRDSTIAWSEPDRVYSIFFRVDRPAVLDLALRARAADAPGTLAVRAADQAFDTVIRSPDFSANPVGRIEVPEAGYVRVDLQGVRRGGRVYADVRDLVVASDTDGLTLDYVQSNSGNMFYWGRRGPSVHLRYEVPRDQTLQYAYSELTVPAGQDPIGSYFMTNGFGEGYFGIQVNSPTERRVLFSVWSPFKTDNPRDIPKEQQIVMLAKGPGVHVGEFGNEGSGGQSYLVYPWKAGTTYRFLTEVRPDGKGNTIYSSWFGDKSQNTWRLIASFRRPKTDTHLTGFHGFLENFSPTYGHIGRRANYGNVWVRDVNQQWHQCTRARFSVDATGRGRHRLDFTGGADGDHFFLRNCGFFDETGRPGETFTRQSTADAQPDIDFDALPRG; encoded by the coding sequence ATGAAAGACGCGTTTGCCAATACACACCGCTTCATCGTTGCCTTGGCCACCATCACAACACTGGCCGCTTCACCGAGCAACCCAAGCCATGCCACCGATTGGACGATCCCGGTCGCCGGCAATGCCTTTCAAACGGCCCCGAACCCGGGCGGTCGAGGGTTTCGGCGCGACTCCACGATCGCCTGGTCCGAACCGGATCGCGTCTACTCGATCTTCTTTCGGGTGGATCGACCCGCCGTCTTGGATCTAGCTCTTCGCGCACGTGCGGCCGATGCCCCCGGCACGCTGGCGGTTCGCGCCGCTGACCAAGCTTTCGATACCGTGATCCGATCGCCGGACTTCTCCGCCAATCCGGTCGGGCGGATCGAAGTCCCCGAGGCGGGCTACGTCCGCGTCGATCTGCAAGGCGTCCGACGTGGCGGGAGAGTCTACGCCGACGTCCGTGACCTGGTGGTCGCGTCCGATACCGACGGCCTGACGCTGGACTACGTCCAATCCAACTCGGGCAACATGTTCTACTGGGGGCGTCGTGGCCCATCGGTCCATCTTCGCTACGAAGTCCCCCGCGATCAAACATTGCAATACGCTTACAGCGAACTGACCGTCCCCGCGGGCCAAGACCCGATCGGCTCTTACTTCATGACCAACGGCTTTGGCGAAGGTTACTTCGGGATCCAGGTCAACAGCCCGACGGAGCGACGCGTGCTGTTCTCGGTCTGGAGTCCGTTCAAGACCGACAACCCGCGTGACATTCCCAAAGAACAACAAATCGTGATGCTCGCCAAAGGTCCCGGCGTGCACGTCGGTGAGTTCGGTAACGAAGGCTCCGGCGGCCAAAGTTATTTGGTCTACCCCTGGAAGGCGGGAACGACGTACCGGTTCCTGACCGAAGTGCGACCGGACGGAAAGGGGAACACGATTTACAGCTCATGGTTCGGCGACAAATCCCAGAACACGTGGCGATTGATCGCAAGCTTTCGCCGTCCCAAGACGGACACGCACCTGACGGGGTTCCATGGATTCCTCGAGAATTTTTCGCCCACCTACGGACACATCGGGCGCCGTGCAAATTATGGGAACGTTTGGGTGCGTGACGTCAACCAACAGTGGCATCAATGCACCCGCGCACGGTTCTCGGTCGATGCAACGGGCCGCGGCCGTCACCGCTTGGATTTCACCGGCGGTGCCGATGGAGATCACTTCTTTCTGCGCAATTGCGGTTTCTTTGACGAAACGGGTCGCCCGGGAGAAACCTTTACACGTCAATCGACCGCCGACGCCCAGCCGGACATCGATTTCGACGCCCTGCCGCGGGGTTGA
- a CDS encoding FG-GAP repeat domain-containing protein, which produces MTRPLTLLCSLVFSAAIAGAQQPPAPSQHTSGDAIRFQRLVLSDLYYCDGVSSGDIDGDGDVDVVAGPFWYEGPDFQIAHAFYEPVALPPADSPSNSMFSFVADFSGDGRQDILVLGRVHKHEAIWYENPGKSDGLWDKHVAFHRVKGESPTLVDLDGDGVPQVICHWDGCWGSIQPDPSHPTEPWRFIPIGDPEDWPQFYHGQGVGDVNHDGKLDLLLNDGWYEQPRDLSPKSSWEFHRGLFSKGRGGAQMFAQDVDGDGDNDILSAVDAHGWGLAWYEQTGTGSKTSFHEHLIMGDRSAIDRFGVAFTQPHALASADINGDGLPDLITGKRRWAHGPDGDIDPGAPPVVYWFELQRDPAGAVRYIPHQIDDASGVGVQILATDLNQDGRVDVATASKLGTFVFLQRGQ; this is translated from the coding sequence ATGACGCGTCCGCTGACCCTCCTTTGTTCGTTGGTTTTCTCGGCAGCGATCGCGGGGGCGCAACAGCCGCCGGCCCCATCGCAACACACATCCGGCGATGCGATCCGATTCCAACGACTGGTCTTGAGCGATCTGTATTACTGCGACGGCGTTTCGTCCGGCGACATCGACGGCGATGGCGACGTGGATGTGGTCGCTGGACCGTTTTGGTATGAAGGTCCCGACTTTCAGATCGCTCACGCGTTCTACGAACCCGTCGCTTTGCCGCCGGCGGATAGTCCCAGCAACAGCATGTTCAGCTTCGTTGCCGATTTCTCCGGCGACGGCCGGCAAGACATCCTGGTGCTCGGACGCGTCCACAAACACGAAGCGATCTGGTACGAGAATCCCGGCAAGTCGGATGGCCTGTGGGACAAACACGTGGCGTTTCATCGCGTCAAAGGCGAATCGCCCACACTCGTGGACCTGGATGGCGACGGTGTCCCCCAGGTGATCTGCCACTGGGACGGATGTTGGGGCTCGATTCAACCCGATCCATCGCATCCGACCGAACCGTGGCGATTCATTCCGATCGGCGATCCCGAGGACTGGCCGCAGTTCTATCACGGCCAAGGTGTCGGCGACGTCAATCATGATGGCAAGCTGGATCTGTTGCTGAACGACGGATGGTATGAACAGCCACGCGATCTGTCCCCAAAGTCCAGCTGGGAATTTCATCGCGGTCTGTTTTCGAAAGGCCGCGGCGGTGCGCAGATGTTCGCCCAAGATGTCGATGGCGACGGTGACAATGACATCCTTTCCGCCGTCGATGCACATGGTTGGGGATTGGCGTGGTATGAGCAAACCGGAACCGGATCAAAAACGAGCTTTCACGAACATCTGATCATGGGCGATCGTTCGGCGATCGATCGGTTCGGCGTGGCGTTCACCCAGCCCCATGCGTTGGCATCGGCCGACATCAACGGCGACGGCTTGCCGGACCTGATCACCGGAAAGCGGCGTTGGGCGCATGGTCCCGACGGAGACATCGATCCCGGGGCACCGCCGGTGGTTTATTGGTTTGAACTACAGCGTGATCCCGCCGGCGCGGTTCGATACATCCCGCACCAAATCGACGACGCCTCCGGCGTCGGAGTTCAAATTTTGGCCACCGACCTAAACCAAGACGGACGAGTCGACGTCGCCACCGCGTCCAAGCTGGGCACGTTTGTCTTTCTGCAGAGAGGCCAGTAG
- a CDS encoding outer membrane protein assembly factor BamB family protein: MGLRSVFPAMLATMTLCSVATVSGGQATDDLKRMEIDKGIVALVGLPDDKVDYLIEVCRASELTVYFQTPDTQLARHARRTADAAGYLGTRLFVDTGSGRSIHLGNNTADRVLVFDSDTNAPSGREILRVLRPKGVAIVGDQTITKPVPQGVDDWSHPYHGPDNNPQSDDQLVRGSLRTQFIGYPKFSPMPEQTVVAGGRIYKAMGHIAHKANQNEMLNTLLCINAYNGTILWRRPLSAGFMLHRNTMVATDDALYLGDHEACKIIDGRTGETIDEIKVGTDISDGPVWKWMAMRHGILFALVGNPEAKLETQRAIRRGLGHWPWGMWDGHDYNDPRTSFGFGRTLVAIDLKTKEPLWHYRDDEFLDARAVCMNESQIFCYCPGKFLASIDRYTGKLNWKNTDKDLLDAIGDNQKAQHYITGYATTCYMKCSGDYLFFAGPQRTRMVVASAHDGKLAWTHPTGNLQLVLRDDGVWAAGPQKSENGMKFDYATGEVLATFPARRACTRATGCADSIFYRANGGTVRVLTESNTAQHIDPMRPPCQDGVIVAGGHLYWGPWMCGCQLSLYGNIGLRPGDDAADETDDSNEPRWVRGDMHAAVESLDVNPGDWTTFRGNNARTDASSVAIPADVHPQWAVQVCRDALPTAPVTAGDMVFLADRTGAVQAIDGNGKTVWKTYTAGPVYYPPAVAKNRVYVGSADGRVYAYAARDGRFLWSYRVGPKDYRISVYDRLVSAWPVAGGVVVDGDTVYAAAGITHYDGTHVVALDAVTGSLKVSNTTSGTLEREVNNGISLQGNLTIVDGELRFLAGGVYETARYDLETLACLNTPRAQVNSQFRTAFYPYYPAYGKYVSLDYQCSDGCQLSHDASYEGSQFVNLARQPPLAPGTPKPYKEAARWIRRGGEAPKAIWQDKGNRRFTSFAVTDDTLLATGHPDGNESDSFLVSINTRDGSDNWIKPLPALAVKGGVSIDHAGRISVALENGQLLRFAPED, encoded by the coding sequence ATGGGACTCCGATCCGTGTTTCCGGCCATGCTGGCCACGATGACGCTCTGCAGCGTCGCGACCGTCTCAGGCGGGCAAGCCACCGACGACCTCAAACGGATGGAAATCGACAAGGGCATCGTGGCCCTTGTCGGATTGCCGGACGACAAGGTCGACTACTTGATCGAAGTTTGCCGGGCCAGTGAACTGACGGTCTATTTCCAAACCCCTGACACTCAACTGGCCCGGCATGCCAGACGGACTGCCGATGCGGCGGGTTATCTGGGTACCCGCTTGTTTGTCGACACCGGATCGGGGCGATCGATTCATTTGGGCAACAACACCGCCGACCGGGTGCTGGTCTTCGATTCCGACACCAACGCCCCATCTGGCCGAGAGATCTTGCGCGTGTTGCGTCCCAAGGGTGTGGCGATCGTCGGCGACCAAACGATCACCAAACCGGTTCCCCAAGGCGTGGATGATTGGTCACACCCCTATCACGGACCGGACAACAATCCGCAATCCGACGACCAGTTGGTGCGCGGCAGCTTGCGAACCCAGTTCATCGGGTACCCGAAGTTCAGCCCGATGCCGGAGCAGACCGTCGTCGCCGGCGGGCGGATCTACAAAGCGATGGGGCACATCGCCCACAAGGCCAACCAGAACGAAATGCTCAATACGTTGTTGTGCATCAACGCTTACAACGGAACGATCCTTTGGCGACGTCCGCTTTCTGCCGGTTTCATGCTGCACCGTAACACGATGGTCGCGACCGACGACGCGCTTTACCTGGGGGACCACGAAGCCTGCAAGATCATTGATGGTCGGACCGGAGAAACCATCGACGAGATCAAGGTGGGGACCGACATCAGCGACGGACCGGTCTGGAAGTGGATGGCGATGCGCCATGGAATCCTGTTCGCCCTGGTCGGCAACCCCGAAGCCAAACTGGAAACCCAACGGGCCATTCGACGCGGGCTGGGGCATTGGCCCTGGGGCATGTGGGACGGCCACGACTACAACGACCCCCGCACCTCGTTCGGTTTCGGCCGAACGCTGGTCGCAATCGATTTGAAAACGAAAGAACCGCTTTGGCACTATCGGGACGACGAATTCTTAGACGCGCGTGCGGTGTGCATGAACGAAAGTCAGATCTTTTGTTATTGCCCCGGCAAGTTCCTGGCTTCGATCGATCGGTACACGGGAAAACTGAATTGGAAGAACACCGACAAAGATCTATTGGACGCGATCGGCGACAACCAAAAGGCACAGCACTACATCACCGGCTACGCCACCACGTGCTACATGAAGTGTAGCGGGGACTACCTGTTCTTTGCCGGTCCACAACGAACACGGATGGTCGTCGCTTCTGCCCATGACGGCAAACTTGCCTGGACGCACCCGACGGGAAATCTGCAGCTGGTGCTTCGCGATGACGGCGTTTGGGCGGCCGGTCCGCAAAAGTCGGAAAACGGAATGAAGTTCGACTACGCAACAGGCGAAGTGCTCGCGACGTTTCCCGCCCGACGTGCCTGCACACGGGCGACCGGTTGTGCCGACAGCATCTTTTACCGCGCCAACGGTGGCACGGTTCGTGTGTTGACCGAATCAAATACGGCCCAGCACATCGATCCGATGCGTCCGCCGTGCCAGGATGGTGTGATCGTTGCCGGCGGACACCTGTACTGGGGGCCATGGATGTGTGGTTGCCAACTGTCGCTCTACGGAAACATCGGACTGCGTCCCGGGGACGATGCGGCCGATGAAACAGACGACTCGAACGAACCCCGGTGGGTCCGCGGCGACATGCATGCGGCGGTCGAATCGCTGGACGTGAATCCCGGGGACTGGACCACCTTTCGTGGCAACAATGCTCGCACGGATGCCTCCTCGGTGGCGATCCCCGCGGATGTCCACCCACAGTGGGCGGTCCAAGTTTGCCGCGACGCACTGCCGACCGCACCGGTCACCGCCGGCGACATGGTCTTCCTCGCTGATCGCACCGGTGCCGTCCAAGCGATCGACGGAAATGGAAAGACGGTCTGGAAAACGTACACGGCCGGACCGGTCTATTACCCGCCGGCGGTCGCCAAGAATCGCGTTTACGTCGGATCGGCCGACGGACGAGTCTATGCCTACGCGGCCCGGGACGGACGATTCCTCTGGTCTTACCGAGTCGGCCCGAAAGACTACCGGATTTCCGTCTATGACCGACTCGTTTCCGCATGGCCCGTCGCGGGCGGGGTAGTCGTCGACGGCGACACGGTTTACGCGGCTGCAGGGATCACACATTACGACGGCACGCACGTCGTCGCACTCGATGCGGTGACCGGATCCTTGAAGGTTTCCAACACGACGTCGGGGACCTTGGAACGTGAAGTCAACAACGGAATCAGTCTGCAGGGCAACCTGACGATCGTCGATGGTGAACTGCGATTCCTTGCCGGCGGTGTCTACGAGACGGCACGCTATGACCTGGAAACATTGGCGTGCCTCAACACGCCCCGTGCTCAAGTCAACTCGCAATTCCGAACGGCTTTCTACCCGTATTATCCGGCGTATGGAAAATACGTCTCGCTGGATTATCAGTGCAGCGACGGTTGCCAGCTGAGCCACGACGCCAGTTACGAAGGCAGCCAATTCGTCAACTTGGCTCGCCAACCACCGTTGGCACCGGGGACGCCCAAACCCTACAAAGAAGCCGCACGCTGGATCCGCCGCGGGGGTGAAGCCCCCAAGGCCATTTGGCAAGACAAGGGCAATCGACGGTTCACCAGTTTCGCCGTCACCGACGACACGTTGCTGGCCACGGGCCATCCCGATGGGAACGAATCCGATTCCTTCCTCGTTTCGATCAACACCCGCGATGGCAGCGACAACTGGATCAAGCCGCTGCCCGCGCTCGCCGTCAAAGGCGGCGTGTCGATCGATCACGCGGGACGGATTTCGGTGGCGTTGGAAAACGGACAATTGCTCCGTTTTGCGCCCGAGGATTAG
- a CDS encoding DUF1592 domain-containing protein — MRNHALQNVSTVTIIAQVLLLGLLAGSAAASETDAFAETIAPALEQHCVQCHGADGEAEGDVDLLAIRGEGLNENTELVRRLIDVLDLEEMPPEDEPPLDPTLRRKLVLELKAILQAAVAQKKAFAHAPIRRMNRFQYNNAVIDLFDLKCIVFTLPERMVREHKGYFQPETGRMADVVSVGSRPLGKSQLIEPRLAGVAAFPQDLRAEHGFDNRGDHLSLSPLLMEAFLALGQSITESPDFVPQNVGVWQTFFAAPTDEVDLDGEVRRRLQPFLTRAFRRPIGDADLNRYVRFTSRQLAAGVGFTDAMKSIAAATISSPKFLYLYDRSGESATAQPVDDLELASRLSFFLWGSLPDTELLDLAVAGQLKQPEILDAQVTRMLRDKKLKRFCDSFPAQWLQLERIISSVPNPEKYPGFYFAKYRDSMHMMIEPLLLFETVLIENHPITQLIDSDFTYRSVLLEDAYGELRSDPSEITKRGGGVTVLNFHRVPVSDRRSGGVITNAAVMTMTSGPDRTQPITRGAWIATAIFNNPPEPPPADVPPLGEKPPAGEEHLTLRERLSLHRERSDCKGCHEQIDPLGFALENYDPVGRWRSQYENGRSVDVAGTLFRKHAFKDVVEFKDAVLAEKDRFTRALAGHLLSFGLARELSASDQIALDHIATATADDGYKIQTLIKEVIRSEPFQSKTNPKAE; from the coding sequence ATGCGCAATCACGCGCTGCAGAACGTCTCGACTGTCACGATCATCGCCCAGGTCCTGCTGCTGGGATTGCTTGCCGGCTCAGCCGCCGCCTCCGAAACCGATGCATTTGCCGAAACCATCGCACCGGCGCTCGAGCAGCATTGTGTCCAATGCCACGGCGCCGACGGCGAAGCGGAAGGCGACGTGGACCTGCTCGCGATACGCGGTGAAGGTCTGAACGAAAACACGGAACTTGTTCGCCGTCTGATCGATGTGCTCGATCTGGAAGAGATGCCGCCGGAAGACGAACCGCCGCTGGACCCGACGCTGCGACGCAAATTGGTCTTGGAACTCAAAGCGATCCTGCAGGCGGCCGTGGCCCAAAAGAAGGCTTTTGCGCACGCTCCGATCCGACGCATGAATCGTTTTCAATACAACAACGCCGTGATCGATTTGTTCGATTTGAAATGCATCGTCTTCACCCTTCCCGAGCGGATGGTGCGCGAGCACAAAGGGTACTTCCAACCGGAAACCGGCCGGATGGCCGACGTGGTTTCGGTGGGCAGCCGTCCGCTGGGAAAGTCGCAGTTGATCGAACCACGCTTGGCGGGAGTGGCGGCATTCCCGCAAGACTTGCGCGCCGAACACGGTTTCGACAACCGCGGCGACCACCTGTCGTTGTCGCCCTTGTTGATGGAGGCCTTTCTGGCACTCGGGCAGTCGATCACTGAAAGCCCCGATTTTGTTCCGCAGAACGTCGGCGTCTGGCAGACGTTTTTTGCCGCCCCGACAGACGAGGTAGACCTCGACGGTGAAGTGCGGCGGCGTTTGCAGCCCTTTCTGACCCGTGCCTTTCGACGCCCGATCGGTGATGCCGATCTCAATCGATACGTCCGGTTCACCTCCCGGCAACTCGCCGCGGGCGTCGGGTTCACCGACGCGATGAAATCGATCGCCGCCGCCACGATTTCATCACCAAAGTTTCTCTATTTGTACGATCGTTCCGGCGAGTCAGCGACGGCCCAACCTGTCGATGATTTGGAACTCGCATCGCGGCTGTCGTTCTTTCTCTGGGGCAGCCTGCCGGACACAGAACTACTGGATCTTGCCGTGGCAGGCCAATTGAAACAACCGGAAATCCTGGACGCCCAAGTCACTCGGATGCTCAGGGACAAGAAACTGAAACGGTTCTGTGACAGTTTTCCGGCGCAATGGCTGCAGCTGGAACGGATCATTTCTTCGGTTCCGAATCCCGAGAAGTATCCCGGTTTTTATTTCGCCAAGTACCGCGACAGCATGCACATGATGATCGAACCGCTGCTGCTGTTCGAAACGGTGTTGATCGAAAACCATCCCATCACCCAGCTGATCGATTCTGATTTCACCTACCGGTCGGTGCTGTTGGAAGACGCTTACGGAGAGCTTCGCAGCGACCCGTCGGAGATCACGAAACGGGGCGGCGGGGTGACGGTGTTGAATTTTCATCGCGTCCCCGTCTCGGATCGGCGCAGTGGCGGGGTGATCACCAACGCCGCGGTGATGACGATGACTTCCGGTCCCGACCGCACCCAGCCGATCACGCGCGGGGCTTGGATCGCGACCGCCATATTCAACAACCCGCCCGAACCGCCGCCGGCCGATGTGCCGCCGCTGGGTGAGAAACCGCCGGCCGGCGAAGAGCATTTGACGCTTCGCGAGAGGCTTTCGCTGCACCGCGAACGAAGTGATTGCAAGGGTTGCCACGAGCAAATCGATCCGCTGGGGTTCGCGTTGGAGAACTATGACCCGGTCGGCAGATGGCGTAGCCAGTATGAAAACGGGCGGTCGGTGGATGTTGCCGGCACGTTATTTCGTAAGCATGCGTTCAAGGATGTCGTCGAATTCAAGGATGCGGTGCTGGCCGAAAAAGACCGGTTCACCCGCGCGTTGGCCGGGCATCTGTTGTCCTTCGGACTCGCCCGTGAACTGTCGGCATCGGATCAGATCGCACTGGACCACATCGCGACGGCAACTGCCGATGATGGTTACAAAATCCAAACGCTGATCAAAGAAGTGATTCGCAGCGAACCCTTCCAAAGTAAAACCAATCCCAAGGCCGAATGA
- a CDS encoding DUF1552 domain-containing protein has protein sequence MMHSTSRRTFLRGLGGAALSLPWMESLVTAGSATGVPKRMAHFYVPIGVVRRGFFPGEANDIIPKGNLGNVMTSLGKQDPYFSVKPLGELTPTMRPLERFKSKINLITGMDRTFQQGTDVHAQCASCYLSSAEPYTIQGTAWPLDRTLDHLVADQVGKATPFPTLEFSCNSHRDNKESIYFDNISWYGTGHLAPSIRDPRKMYHRLFSTQEIDRYRDVTDLVLEDAKSLQRDLGYTDRLKFDEYFDSIRTIETQMDRLENMKAELAKVDFDEPPEAYLPRGEYIRLMGDLMVVALQTGLTNVTTFMVGPERWDTPYMFESLFDQPRSHHQMSHNQTKMIDDLLKVDRFHMEQYAYLIEKMDRVEQADGTSLLDNTLFTYGSGLGDGSTHQYNDLPIIVAGGGKSVQSGQHINLPEGTPLANLWLTQARMMGLDMKRFADSTGTVDPLLAM, from the coding sequence ATGATGCACAGCACTTCACGACGAACATTCCTGCGCGGGCTCGGTGGCGCGGCGCTCTCGCTTCCTTGGATGGAGAGTCTGGTGACGGCCGGATCAGCGACCGGCGTGCCCAAGCGGATGGCCCATTTCTACGTGCCGATCGGTGTCGTCCGACGCGGGTTCTTTCCCGGCGAGGCGAACGATATCATCCCCAAAGGGAATCTGGGCAATGTCATGACCTCGCTGGGTAAGCAGGATCCCTACTTTAGCGTCAAGCCGCTGGGCGAATTGACGCCCACGATGCGCCCGCTGGAACGATTCAAAAGCAAGATTAATTTGATCACCGGCATGGACCGGACGTTCCAGCAAGGGACCGACGTGCACGCGCAATGCGCCTCGTGTTACTTGAGTAGCGCGGAACCGTACACGATCCAAGGCACCGCCTGGCCGCTGGATCGAACACTGGATCATCTGGTCGCCGATCAAGTCGGCAAAGCGACCCCGTTTCCGACGCTCGAATTCAGTTGCAATAGCCACCGCGATAATAAGGAGTCGATCTACTTTGACAACATTTCGTGGTACGGCACGGGACACCTGGCACCGTCGATCCGCGACCCGCGGAAAATGTATCATCGCTTGTTTTCGACCCAGGAAATCGATCGCTACCGTGACGTCACCGATCTGGTCTTGGAGGACGCCAAGTCGTTGCAACGCGACCTCGGGTACACCGATCGGTTGAAATTCGACGAGTATTTTGATTCGATTCGCACGATCGAAACGCAGATGGATCGGCTGGAAAACATGAAGGCCGAACTTGCCAAAGTCGACTTCGACGAACCGCCCGAAGCCTATCTGCCCCGCGGTGAATACATCCGTTTGATGGGCGATCTGATGGTGGTCGCCTTGCAGACCGGACTGACCAACGTCACGACGTTTATGGTCGGACCCGAACGGTGGGACACGCCGTACATGTTTGAAAGTCTGTTCGATCAACCGCGAAGCCATCACCAGATGTCGCACAATCAAACCAAGATGATCGACGATCTGTTGAAAGTCGATCGCTTTCACATGGAACAGTACGCGTACCTGATCGAAAAGATGGATCGGGTGGAACAGGCCGATGGGACGTCGTTGTTGGACAACACGTTGTTCACCTATGGGTCGGGTTTGGGCGACGGTTCCACGCACCAGTACAACGATTTGCCGATCATCGTCGCCGGCGGCGGCAAGAGCGTTCAGTCCGGCCAGCACATCAACCTGCCCGAAGGCACACCGCTGGCCAATCTGTGGCTGACCCAAGCCCGCATGATGGGGCTGGACATGAAACGTTTCGCCGACAGCACCGGAACCGTCGATCCGCTCTTAGCGATGTAG
- a CDS encoding sulfatase family protein, producing the protein MNHSLLFTRFTVSLILCFIASAAVAAVAADKPNILIVFTDDQGYADLACYGNEANKTPRLDQLAAEGTRFTSFYSQTVCGPSRSALLTGRQPLRSKGWGMPASEITFAELIRNAGYQTACIGKWDVSNRKAILDRMPNAQGFDYYFGTLGANDGGRVRFHENNEPAGATDDMGSLTTLYTDKAIEYLNEKRDPEKPFVLYLAHTMMHTIIDASDRFRGKSAGGLYGDVVEEFDHETGRLLDVVDDLGLSENTLVIYTSDNGPWNQPKYTDRKKGHPEGSIFWGQSGPLRNGKGSCYEGGYRLPCIVRWPGKVPAGRVSDALFATIDFMPTFAHLAGFDVPRDRRIDGIDQTDLLLGKRDTGREHFYFNNAGVRQGDWKYLKPDAYFHGYAIEADRKKVDELYNLKSDLGEQTNLAAEHPEKVAELKALMRQIEGNDPPGTSPIQIK; encoded by the coding sequence ATGAATCACTCGTTGCTTTTCACTCGTTTCACCGTGTCGCTGATCCTCTGTTTTATTGCCTCTGCCGCTGTTGCCGCTGTTGCCGCTGATAAACCCAACATCCTGATCGTGTTTACCGATGATCAAGGCTATGCCGACTTGGCGTGTTACGGAAACGAAGCCAATAAGACGCCGCGTTTGGATCAGTTGGCGGCCGAGGGAACTCGGTTCACTTCGTTCTACTCCCAGACGGTCTGCGGGCCGTCGCGATCGGCGCTGCTGACCGGACGCCAACCGCTGCGCAGCAAGGGTTGGGGCATGCCGGCCTCGGAAATCACGTTCGCCGAGTTGATTCGCAACGCGGGTTACCAAACCGCCTGCATCGGAAAGTGGGATGTTTCCAACCGGAAAGCGATTCTCGACCGCATGCCCAACGCACAAGGGTTCGATTACTACTTCGGCACCTTGGGGGCCAACGACGGCGGCCGCGTCCGCTTTCACGAAAACAATGAACCCGCCGGCGCGACCGATGACATGGGCAGCCTGACCACGCTCTACACCGACAAGGCGATCGAGTATTTGAACGAGAAACGCGATCCGGAAAAACCATTCGTGTTGTATCTCGCCCACACGATGATGCACACCATCATTGACGCCTCGGATCGCTTTCGCGGCAAATCCGCCGGCGGCTTGTACGGGGATGTTGTCGAAGAGTTTGACCACGAAACGGGGCGACTGCTCGACGTGGTCGACGACCTGGGGCTGAGCGAGAACACGTTGGTGATCTACACCAGCGACAACGGACCGTGGAACCAACCGAAGTACACCGACCGAAAGAAGGGCCATCCCGAGGGATCGATTTTCTGGGGCCAGTCCGGTCCGCTCCGCAACGGCAAGGGATCGTGCTACGAGGGCGGCTATCGATTGCCTTGCATCGTTCGCTGGCCGGGCAAGGTCCCCGCCGGACGCGTTTCCGACGCCCTCTTCGCCACCATCGACTTCATGCCGACCTTCGCTCACTTGGCCGGATTTGACGTTCCCCGCGATCGCCGCATTGACGGCATCGATCAAACCGACCTGCTATTGGGAAAACGCGACACCGGCCGCGAACATTTTTACTTCAACAACGCCGGCGTGCGTCAGGGCGATTGGAAATACCTCAAACCCGACGCCTACTTTCACGGCTACGCGATCGAAGCGGATCGAAAGAAAGTCGACGAACTCTACAACCTGAAATCCGATCTGGGCGAGCAAACGAATCTGGCCGCGGAGCACCCGGAGAAAGTTGCTGAGCTGAAAGCATTGATGCGCCAGATCGAAGGCAACGATCCGCCGGGAACCTCACCGATTCAAATCAAGTAG